One genomic segment of Bacteroidota bacterium includes these proteins:
- a CDS encoding type II toxin-antitoxin system RelE/ParE family toxin: protein MKKYKIKVESEALADIQEITDWYNEAQAGLGKRFQKTAIKYINSLNKDPQIYAIRYNEIRCVLFRKFPYMAHFYINDENNTVEVLAVISTDRNPKIWQEKTSKQ from the coding sequence ATGAAAAAATACAAAATCAAAGTTGAATCTGAAGCACTTGCCGATATTCAAGAAATTACCGATTGGTACAATGAAGCACAGGCCGGACTTGGTAAGAGGTTTCAGAAAACGGCGATCAAGTATATTAACTCACTAAATAAAGACCCTCAGATTTACGCTATTCGTTACAACGAAATTCGTTGTGTTTTGTTTAGGAAATTCCCGTACATGGCTCATTTCTATATTAACGATGAAAACAACACTGTTGAAGTTTTAGCTGTGATCAGCACCGACCGTAATCCTAAGATCTGGCAGGAAAAAACAAGTAAGCAATAA